A section of the Oryza sativa Japonica Group chromosome 1, ASM3414082v1 genome encodes:
- the LOC136355306 gene encoding uncharacterized protein — translation MASRKLKHYFQAHKVTVPSQYPLGEVLRGQEITGRLNKWAAELSSFDLHFVARTAIKSQVLANFVAEWTLAFALEPEPVEQPWVMYSDSSWSHKGAGAAAVLTSPGGMPIRYAARLQFDTTNNTAEYEAILLGLKKTKALGVRRLLIRTDSKLVASHVDKSFEAKEEGIKRYLEAVRSMEKCFAGITVEHLPRGQNEEADALVKSAACGGPHSPGIFFEVLYAPSVPIESLDIMAIDQTELGEDPEDWRTSFVKYLKNGWLPEDEAEAKRLQLRAAKYKLVSG, via the coding sequence atggcttcgcgcaagcttaaACACTACTttcaggcccacaaagtcacGGTGCCATCGCAGTATCCTTTGGGCGAAGTGCTCCGGGGCCAGGAAATTACTGGCAGGCTCAACAAGTGGGCGGCGGAGTTATCTTCCTTCGACCTGCATTTCGTCGCTCGCACTGCCATCAAGTCTCAAGTCCTAGCTAACTTCGTGGCCGAATGGACACTGGCATTCGCCCTTGAACCCGAGCCTGTCGAACAACCTTGGGTGATGTACTCCGACAGCTCGTGGTCGCACAAAGGGGCGGGTGCTGCGGCAGTGCTCACTTCGCCAGGGGGCATGCCGATCCGGTATGCTGCAAGGctgcagttcgacacaaccaacaacaCGGCAGAATATGAAGCTATATTGTTGGGCCTAAAAAAGACGAAAGCTTTGGGGGTTCGGCGCTTGCTCATCCGAACTGACTCCAAATTGGTGGCAAGTCATGTTGACAAATCCtttgaggcaaaagaagaagggATAAAGAGGTATCTGGAGGCTGTTCGATCTATGGAAAAGTGTTTCgccggcataacggtcgaacacttaCCTAGAGGCCAGAACGAGGAAGCAGACGCCCTAGTGAAATCTGCTGCTTGTGGAGGCCCGCATTCGCCAGGCATCTTTTTTGAGGTCCTGTACGCACCAAGTGTGCCCATAGAGAGCCTGGACATCATGGCAATCGACCAGACAGAGCTGGGTGAAGACCCAGAAGACTGGCGAACCTCGTTCGTAAAGTACCTCAAGAACGGCTGGCTCCCGGAGGATGAAGCAGAAGCGAAGCGCCTACAGCTCAGAGCCGCAAAATACAAGCTGGTCTCAGGCTAG
- the LOC107275467 gene encoding uncharacterized protein: MSKRSRSAMSSAGEEVEASTLITLRVKDNEGVRITCTMRRTDKLRVLIGFYLDMVTPTDKGKGAAVAAAAGGGVFMHYGRCVTGNRTPADYDMEDGDEVSFFPDGTRTMPVTLTVKDNKGRRVTHTMRRLDVICTLFRLYFDMLPSTAPREGVFMYNGREISFYQTPEKCDMNDGDEITFHLFSKPSTFVTLTIKGSTDDGGRSGVVVTRPMRRTDELQRLIDYYFAMVPTDDQNGEWAVTYGGRQVGGEETPADYEMEDGDQLRLVPASKPSRFVTIDLLTMVKAKRTYTLRRTDKLQGLMDLCLSREPASMYRHGCVLIYEGRRVQDSQTPDDLKLEDGDTIHAIARQVG; the protein is encoded by the coding sequence ATGTCGAAGAGATCTCGATCAGCCATGTCTTCGGCCGGAGAGGAGGTCGAGGCAAGCACGCTCATCACCCTAAGGGTCAAGGACAACGAAGGTGTCAGGATCACCTGCACGATGCGCAGGACGGACAAGCTGCGCGTCCTCATCGGTTTCTACCTCGACATGGTGACGCCGACCGACAAGGGCaagggcgccgccgtcgccgccgccgccggtggtggcgtCTTCATGCACTACGGCCGTTGTGTGACCGGCAACCGGACGCCGGCGGACTACGACatggaggacggcgacgaggttaGCTTCTTCCCCGACGGAACTAGGACCATGCCCGTCACCCTCACCGTGAAGGACAACAAAGGCCGCCGGGTCACACACACCATGCGTAGGTTGGACGTCATCTGCACCCTGTTCCGTCTCTACTTTGACATGTTGCCCTCGACAGCGCCCAGGGAAGGTGTTTTCATGTACAACGGCAGGGAGATCAGTTTCTATCAGACGCCGGAGAAATGTGACATGAACGACGGCGATGAGATCACCTTCCATCTGTTCAGCAAGCCGAGCACCTTCGTCACCCTCACGATCAAGGGCAGCACCGACGATGGCGGCCGCAGCGGCGTCGTCGTCACCCGCCCCATGCGCAGGACCGACGAGTTGCAGCGCCTGATCGATTACTACTTCGCCATGGTGCCAACTGATGATCAGAACGGCGAGTGGGCGGTCACGTACGGTGGCAGgcaggtcggcggcgaggagacgCCCGCGGATTACGAGATGGAGGACGGCGATCAGCTCCGCCTCGTTCCGGCGAGCAAACCGAGCAGGTTCGTGACCATCGATTTGTTAACCATGGTGAAGGCCAAGCGCACATACACCCTGCGAAGGACTGACAAGCTGCAGGGTTTGATGGACCTGTGCTTAAGCAGGGAGCCTGCAAGTATGTACAGGCATGGGTGTGTTTTAATTTACGAGGGCCGTCGTGTTCAGGACTCGCAAACTCCGGATGATCTCAAACTGGAGGATGGTGATACAATCCACGCTATAGCCCGTCAGGTCGGATAA
- the LOC4325715 gene encoding probable glutathione S-transferase GSTF1 → MSPVKVFGSAPFTNVARVLLCLEEVGADYEIVDVDFGDREHKGPDHLARNPFGQVPAFQDGDLMLFESRAICRYILRKHRATDEANLLREGDPSESAVVDAWLDVEALRYEPSVHAVFVQRRVVPALGGEPDERVIAESVARLRETLAVYEARLEATRGYLAGGEVSLADLSHFPYTRYFMEMPYEVPVFGAYPRVTAWWERLLTRPSVRKVAAMMSGGEG, encoded by the exons ATGTCGCCGGTGAAGGTGTTCGGCTCGGCGCCGTTCACGAACGTGGCGCGGGTGCTGCTCTGCCTGGAGGAGGTCGGCGCCGACTACGAGATCGTCGACGTCGACTTCGGTGACAGGGAGCACAAGGGCCCCGACCACCTCGCCAGAAAC CCGTTTGGGCAAGTTCCGGCGTTCCAGGATGGAGACCTGATGCTCTTCG AGTCCCGTGCGATTTGCCGGTACATACTGCGGAAGCACAGGGCGACGGACGAGGCCAACCTGCTGCGGGAAGGCGACCCCTCCGAGTCGGCGGTGGTGGACGCGTGGCTGGACGTGGAGGCGCTCCGGTACGAGCCCTCGGTGCACGCCGTGTTCGTCCAGCGGCGCGTCGTCCCGGCGCTGGGCGGGGAGCCCGACGAGCGGGTCATCGCCGAGAGCGTCGCGCGGCTGAGGGAGACGCTCGCCGTGTACGAGGCACGGCTGGAGGCCACGCGCGGgtacctcgccggcggcgaggtgagcCTCGCCGACCTGAGCCACTTCCCGTACACGCGCTACTTCATGGAGATGCCGTACGAGGTGCCGGTGTTCGGCGCGTACCCTCGCGTGACGGCGTGGTGGGAGCGCCTGCTGACGAGGCCGTCGGTCAGGAAGGTGGCCGCCATgatgagcggcggcgagggttgA
- the LOC4325716 gene encoding leucoanthocyanidin dioxygenase 1, with translation MTDVELRVEALSLSGVSAIPPEYVRPEEERADLGDALELARAASDDDATARIPVVDISAFDNDGDGRHACVEAVRAAAEEWGVIHIAGHGLPGDVLGRLRAAGEAFFALPIAEKEAYANDPAAGRLQGYGSKLAANASGKREWEDYLFHLVHPDHLADHSLWPANPPEYVPVSRDFGGRVRTLASKLLAILSLGLGLPEETLERRLRGHELAGVDDDLLLQLKINYYPRCPRPDLAVGVEAHTDVSALSFILHNGVPGLQVHHAGSWVTARPEPGTIVVHVGDALEILTNGRYTSVLHRGLVSRDAVRLSWVVFCEPPPESVLLQPVPELLADGADKPLFAPRTFKQHVQRKLFEKLKDQQDNNAAAASNGMRTK, from the coding sequence ATGACGGATGTGGAGCTGAGAGTGGAGGCCCTCAGCCTCAGCGGCGTCTCCGCCATCCCGCCGGAGTACGTCCGCCCGGAGGAGGAGCGCGCCGACCTCGGCGACGCCCTGGAGCTCGCCCGGGCCGcgtccgacgacgacgccaccgcCCGCATCCCCGTCGTCGACATCTCCGCGTTcgacaacgacggcgacggcaggcaCGCGTGCGTGGAGGcggtgcgcgcggcggcggaggagtggGGCGTCATACACATCGCCGGCCACGGCCTCCCGGGCGACGTCCTCGGCCGCCTGCGCGCCGCGGGCGAGGCGTTCTTCGCGCTGCCCATCGCGGAGAAGGAGGCGTACGCCAACGacccggcggcggggcggctgcaGGGGTACGGCAGCAAGCTCGCCGCCAACGCCAGCGGGAAGAGGGAGTGGGAGGACTACCTgttccacctcgtccacccggaccacctcgccgaccACTCGCTCTGGCCGGCGAACCCGCCGGAGTACGTCCCCGTGTCGCGCGACTTCGGCGGCCGCGTCCGGACCCTCGCATCCAAGCTGCTCGCCAtcctctccctcggcctcggcctGCCGGAAGAGACGCTGGAACGCCGCCTGAGAGGACATGAGCTggccggcgtcgacgacgacctGCTCCTTCAGCTCAAGATCAACTACTACCCGAGGTGCCCGCGGCCTgacctcgccgtcggcgtcgaggCACACACCGACGTCAGCGCGCTCTCCTTCATCCTCCACAACGGCGTGCCGGGGCTGCAGGTGCACCACGCCGGGAGCTGGGTCACCGCGCGCCCCGAGCCGGGCACCATCGTCGTCCACGTCGGCGACGCCCTGGAGATCCTCACCAACGGCCGGTACACCAGCGTGCTCCACCGCGGCCTCGTCAGCCGCGACGCCGTGCGCCTCTCCTGGGTCGTCTTCTGCGAGCCGCCGCCTGAGTCCGTGCTGCTGCAGCCGGTGCCGGAGCtgctcgccgacggcgccgaCAAGCCGCTCTTCGCGCCGCGCACATTCAAGCAGCACGTGCAACGCAAGCTGTTCGAGAAGCTCAAGGATCAGCAAGACAACAATGCCGCAGCTGCATCGAACGGAATGAGAACTAAATAA